A genomic segment from bacterium encodes:
- a CDS encoding cupin domain-containing protein, whose translation MRIRRLTNCPEIIAGDNTRLRELLHPDKGYPFDGRYSLAHATVKPGETTFKHRLATSEVYYILAGEGRMAIDSESADVTVGDAIEIPPHATQSITNIGHTDLVFLCIVDPAWRAEDEDILE comes from the coding sequence ATGAGAATTCGACGACTGACCAATTGCCCCGAGATCATCGCCGGGGACAACACCCGACTCCGGGAGCTGCTGCATCCGGACAAGGGGTACCCATTCGATGGTCGCTACTCTCTCGCCCATGCGACCGTCAAGCCGGGGGAGACGACCTTCAAACACCGCCTTGCCACCAGCGAGGTCTACTACATCCTGGCAGGCGAGGGGAGAATGGCGATCGACAGCGAATCCGCCGATGTTACCGTCGGTGATGCCATTGAGATCCCCCCGCACGCGACCCAGTCTATCACCAATATTGGCCATACCGACCTGGTTTTTCTCTGTATAGTCGACCCTGCCTGGCGGGCCGAGGATGAGGATATCCTCGAATAA
- a CDS encoding ABC transporter ATP-binding protein has protein sequence MPEAQLQSTPSRFAVLAKYLKGYRGYLFFGAIAVLFANGLLLINPYVLKLIFDALENAEPQETVLWYVLLMLGLSTVAGIFRFFMRRTIIWMSRKLEYDLRDELFSHLLTLSPAFYDRNRTGDIMAKMTNDLEAVRMMIGPGIMQIANSIVTIAVALSFMIFLSPKLTLYALMPAVLLPFLVNRLGNLVHKKYSKIQEHFSILTAAAQENLAGIRVVKAYRQEEAEIEHFGKISQQYVKLNMDMAKLYGIMFPLLIFVASLLNLAVLYFGGLDVIEGRIPLGTIVAFFAYLTMLFWPIMAGGWVVSLYQRGTASLDRINDVLNTKSVVKNDREQMHVAEMKGEIEFRNLIFAYDGLPILNGISLKVKSGMTVGLVGSVGSGKTTLVSLLPRLYPVKRGMLFIDGVDLNDWDLASLRKQIGFATQEPFLFSDSLRDNLRFGDSDAAEERVREVAEVSALTKDIEQFPEGYNTVVGERGITLSGGQKQRTAIGRALLPDPAVVVLDDATSAVDTETEDQINERMHAALRHRTTFIISHRVSSVKEADLIIYLVDGKIAEQGNHHELIAQNGLYAELYRAQLLAEEIEKL, from the coding sequence ATGCCAGAGGCTCAGTTGCAATCCACACCATCCCGCTTCGCCGTTCTCGCAAAATATCTTAAGGGGTACCGGGGATACCTGTTCTTCGGCGCGATCGCTGTGCTGTTTGCCAACGGTCTGCTGCTGATCAACCCCTATGTTCTCAAGCTGATCTTTGACGCTCTGGAGAATGCTGAGCCGCAGGAGACGGTGCTTTGGTACGTTCTCCTGATGCTCGGACTCTCAACCGTGGCCGGCATTTTCCGCTTTTTTATGCGCCGCACGATCATCTGGATGTCCCGCAAACTGGAGTATGATCTTCGCGATGAACTCTTCAGTCATCTGCTGACGCTGTCGCCGGCATTTTACGACCGGAACCGGACCGGCGATATCATGGCCAAAATGACGAATGATCTCGAGGCGGTCCGAATGATGATCGGGCCGGGGATCATGCAGATCGCCAACTCGATCGTCACGATCGCGGTCGCGCTCAGTTTCATGATCTTCCTTTCCCCAAAATTGACCCTGTATGCGCTGATGCCTGCGGTACTTTTGCCATTCCTGGTCAACCGCCTGGGAAATCTGGTGCATAAGAAGTATTCCAAGATCCAGGAACACTTTTCGATTCTGACTGCCGCGGCTCAGGAGAACCTGGCGGGAATTCGCGTGGTCAAGGCGTACCGTCAGGAAGAAGCGGAAATTGAGCATTTTGGCAAGATCAGCCAGCAGTACGTGAAGCTGAATATGGATATGGCCAAGCTCTACGGGATCATGTTCCCGTTGCTGATCTTTGTCGCATCACTGTTGAATCTCGCTGTCCTCTATTTTGGCGGATTGGATGTGATAGAGGGTCGTATTCCTCTCGGGACAATCGTAGCGTTTTTCGCCTATCTCACCATGCTCTTTTGGCCGATCATGGCCGGCGGATGGGTGGTATCATTATATCAGCGCGGAACAGCCTCGCTCGACCGAATCAACGATGTCCTGAATACCAAATCCGTGGTCAAGAATGACCGCGAGCAGATGCATGTCGCCGAGATGAAGGGGGAGATTGAGTTCCGTAATCTGATCTTTGCCTATGACGGGTTGCCGATTCTTAATGGAATTTCGCTCAAGGTGAAGTCCGGCATGACGGTCGGTCTGGTCGGCTCGGTCGGCTCCGGCAAAACGACTCTGGTTTCGTTGTTGCCAAGACTCTACCCGGTGAAGCGCGGGATGTTGTTCATCGACGGGGTTGACCTGAACGATTGGGATCTCGCATCGCTGCGCAAGCAGATCGGATTTGCCACACAGGAGCCGTTCCTCTTCTCTGATTCGCTCCGGGATAATCTTCGGTTCGGCGACTCCGACGCCGCTGAGGAACGGGTTCGCGAGGTTGCCGAAGTTTCGGCCTTAACCAAAGATATTGAGCAGTTTCCTGAGGGATATAATACGGTCGTCGGCGAACGCGGCATCACTCTCTCAGGAGGGCAGAAGCAGCGGACGGCTATCGGCCGCGCCTTGTTGCCCGATCCGGCGGTGGTGGTACTCGATGATGCAACCTCCGCGGTCGATACCGAAACCGAGGACCAGATCAACGAACGGATGCATGCGGCACTTCGACACAGGACGACCTTCATCATCTCGCATCGAGTGTCCTCGGTCAAAGAGGCCGACCTCATCATTTATTTGGTGGATGGCAAGATCGCCGAGCAGGGGAACCATCACGAACTGATCGCACAGAACGGCCTGTATGCCGAATTGTATCGCGCCCAGTTGCTGGCCGAGGAGATAGAGAAACTGTGA
- the fabD gene encoding ACP S-malonyltransferase, with protein MSKTALFFPGQASQYVGMGKDLYEHSADVRRLYEFAADQLSADIAHLSFEGPAEELKKTKFTQPAIMLHSLAVLTVLQNELPQFHFAAGHSLGEYAALAAAGVLRFTDAIAAVVRRAALMEEACVKNPGTMAAIMGLDDAALEKVCADASDAGTVVPANYNSNNQTVISGHIAAVQKACELAKAAGAKRAIMLEVGGAFHSPLMASARDGLQAYLADMVILPSRQKVVANVTAQPAATGDEIKKLLVEQVTAPVRWAQTMSYLAGQGVTRVIEVGPGKVLTGMAKREMQLEQTLNLDTLNDIKAISTVSA; from the coding sequence ATGAGCAAAACTGCACTATTCTTTCCCGGCCAGGCCTCGCAATACGTGGGGATGGGGAAAGATCTATATGAGCATTCTGCCGATGTTCGACGGCTGTATGAGTTTGCCGCTGACCAACTGTCAGCCGATATTGCTCATCTCTCCTTTGAAGGTCCGGCGGAAGAACTGAAGAAGACCAAGTTCACCCAACCGGCGATCATGCTGCATTCATTGGCGGTGTTGACCGTCCTGCAGAATGAATTGCCGCAGTTTCATTTTGCGGCGGGACATTCACTCGGCGAATATGCCGCGTTGGCGGCGGCCGGAGTACTGCGCTTCACCGATGCTATCGCGGCGGTGGTCCGTCGGGCGGCATTAATGGAAGAAGCCTGTGTCAAGAATCCCGGCACAATGGCAGCGATCATGGGGCTGGATGATGCCGCGCTGGAAAAAGTCTGTGCCGATGCGTCGGATGCAGGCACAGTGGTCCCCGCGAACTACAATTCGAATAATCAGACAGTTATCTCCGGTCATATTGCCGCGGTACAGAAAGCATGCGAACTGGCCAAGGCGGCAGGCGCCAAGCGCGCGATCATGCTCGAGGTTGGCGGCGCATTCCACTCGCCTCTGATGGCCTCCGCTCGCGATGGATTGCAGGCGTATCTCGCTGATATGGTGATCCTCCCCTCACGGCAGAAAGTGGTGGCGAACGTAACTGCCCAGCCGGCCGCGACCGGCGATGAGATCAAAAAGCTGTTGGTGGAACAAGTGACCGCTCCTGTGCGTTGGGCTCAGACGATGAGTTACCTCGCCGGCCAAGGAGTGACCAGAGTGATCGAAGTTGGTCCCGGCAAAGTTTTGACCGGAATGGCCAAGCGCGAGATGCAGCTCGAGCAGACGCTCAATCTCGATACGTTAAACGATATCAAAGCGATCTCAACCGTCAGCGCCTAG
- the rpmF gene encoding 50S ribosomal protein L32: MPLPKRRHSRTRGRKRRTGWKLDVPNVIPCEHCHQARLPHHICPHCGYYDGVQVIAGRDV, translated from the coding sequence ATGCCTCTGCCAAAACGACGACATTCTCGCACCCGTGGGCGCAAGCGCCGGACCGGATGGAAGCTCGATGTCCCGAATGTGATCCCGTGCGAGCATTGTCACCAGGCGCGCTTGCCGCACCACATCTGTCCGCATTGCGGATATTATGATGGCGTGCAAGTTATCGCCGGACGCGACGTATAA
- a CDS encoding DUF177 domain-containing protein — protein MIVDLREFERFPATTILEASPSEIVPFGDEVVQVNWVQAKLSLQKTEFDIFCTGSARAEVVLYCARCAREFVTELEGDFDFIIRSDAVLPGEERVDADDEEYVYYHGNDLRVDVTDQVRQALVLAVGLKPLCQEDCRGLCPTCGTNWNETTCACSHEASDSRWEGLRKLLGNNN, from the coding sequence ATGATTGTAGATTTACGGGAATTCGAACGATTCCCTGCAACCACAATCCTGGAAGCATCGCCCAGCGAGATCGTTCCCTTCGGCGACGAAGTGGTTCAGGTCAATTGGGTTCAGGCCAAGTTGAGCCTGCAGAAGACCGAATTCGACATCTTCTGCACCGGGAGTGCGCGAGCCGAAGTCGTCTTGTATTGTGCACGGTGCGCCCGGGAGTTTGTTACTGAATTAGAAGGTGACTTCGACTTCATCATTCGCTCCGATGCGGTTCTTCCAGGGGAAGAGCGTGTGGACGCGGATGATGAGGAGTACGTATACTATCACGGCAATGACCTGCGGGTTGACGTGACCGATCAGGTCCGACAGGCCCTGGTCTTGGCAGTCGGACTGAAACCGCTCTGTCAGGAGGATTGTCGTGGACTTTGCCCGACCTGCGGGACCAATTGGAATGAAACGACGTGTGCCTGTTCGCACGAGGCGTCGGATTCCCGCTGGGAAGGGTTGCGGAAACTGCTGGGTAACAACAACTGA
- the rnc gene encoding ribonuclease III: MGYQFRDKQLLLLGLTHRSYARSTNHDQQSNERLEFLGDSVLGLIISDQLFKDNPGESEGNLTKTKAMLVNETTLCQLGKEIGLNKFIRLSAEEDRAGGRERASIISDAFEAVIGAVYLDGGIDAARDIVLRSIYTRREKILTDTSQRNYKGDLLELIQAKGEGVPRYDVVSEEGPDHEKTFHVIVTIGGQKVGEGVGSSKKEAEQKAASQALETLEK; this comes from the coding sequence TTGGGATACCAGTTCCGCGATAAACAATTGCTTTTGCTCGGCCTGACCCACCGCTCTTATGCCCGCTCCACCAATCACGATCAGCAATCCAATGAACGACTCGAATTCCTCGGCGACTCCGTCCTCGGCCTGATCATCTCGGACCAACTCTTCAAAGATAACCCCGGCGAATCCGAGGGGAATCTCACCAAGACCAAAGCGATGCTGGTCAACGAAACGACCCTTTGCCAACTGGGGAAAGAGATCGGCTTGAATAAGTTCATCCGCTTATCGGCGGAAGAAGACAGGGCCGGCGGACGAGAGCGCGCCTCGATCATCTCCGACGCCTTTGAAGCGGTGATCGGCGCGGTCTATCTGGATGGCGGCATTGATGCCGCACGCGATATCGTGCTCCGTTCCATCTACACGCGTCGCGAGAAGATCCTGACCGACACTTCTCAGCGGAATTATAAGGGGGATTTGCTCGAATTGATTCAGGCGAAAGGGGAAGGGGTACCGCGTTATGATGTCGTTTCTGAGGAGGGACCGGATCACGAGAAGACCTTCCATGTGATCGTTACGATCGGTGGACAAAAGGTAGGCGAAGGGGTGGGGTCCTCCAAAAAAGAGGCAGAGCAAAAAGCTGCCAGCCAGGCGCTCGAAACGCTGGAGAAGTAA
- the fabG gene encoding 3-oxoacyl-[acyl-carrier-protein] reductase, with product MLDFSNKVVVITGSARGIGRSLAEAFAKLGANVVITDLDQALCEQVAKEISPNAIGVRANVTKSDDIDALFQATLDRFGRVDIVVNNAGVTRDTLMIRMDEKDWDMVLDINLKGAFLVTKAVARIMMKQRSGRIVNISSIVGISGNAGQANYSASKAGLIGLTKSSAKELCTRGITVNAVAPGFIETEMTHNLPAAARQAFLDNVLIPRSGTPDDVAAAVLFLASDNASYITGQVLTVDGGLTV from the coding sequence ATGCTGGATTTTAGCAACAAGGTAGTTGTGATCACTGGTTCGGCGCGCGGCATCGGTCGTTCGCTGGCGGAAGCGTTCGCCAAACTCGGCGCCAATGTGGTTATCACCGACCTCGATCAGGCACTGTGCGAACAGGTGGCGAAAGAAATATCGCCAAACGCGATCGGCGTGAGAGCAAATGTGACCAAGTCGGATGATATCGACGCGCTTTTTCAGGCGACGCTCGACCGGTTTGGACGGGTCGACATTGTCGTGAATAACGCGGGGGTAACCCGTGATACGCTGATGATCCGGATGGATGAAAAGGACTGGGACATGGTCCTTGACATCAATCTGAAAGGGGCGTTTCTTGTCACCAAAGCGGTCGCGCGCATCATGATGAAACAGCGCTCCGGCCGTATCGTAAATATCAGTTCGATCGTCGGCATCTCCGGTAATGCCGGTCAGGCGAATTACTCGGCCTCCAAGGCTGGATTGATCGGTCTGACGAAATCGTCGGCGAAAGAACTCTGCACGCGGGGGATCACCGTTAACGCGGTTGCTCCCGGGTTCATTGAGACCGAAATGACTCACAATCTGCCTGCCGCCGCGCGACAGGCGTTTCTGGATAATGTGCTGATCCCGCGATCCGGCACTCCTGATGATGTAGCCGCCGCCGTCCTTTTCCTCGCCTCCGATAATGCATCATACATTACGGGGCAGGTACTGACGGTCGATGGCGGCTTGACCGTGTAA
- a CDS encoding electron transfer flavoprotein subunit beta/FixA family protein, which translates to MNIVVLVKQVPEIALIKVDEAANQVVLPQGPGIVNPFDEYALEEGLRIKEKHGGTCVVITVGTDRAESALRDCLALGADDAYLLADDLFTGSDQQAIAKILAAGLKKLGSFDLILAGKQAVDSDSSQVPAAVAANLDLPQAMFVKKFEAVAADKVTVFRTTEEGYDVVELALPAVVSVVKEINEPRLPSLKGKMAAKKKTIIKWSAAELGLSGDGIGAKSGTKTVKVSPPPPRAKGEMITGATPEEIAENLFKKLRENQVI; encoded by the coding sequence ATGAATATCGTCGTTCTGGTCAAACAGGTTCCCGAGATCGCGCTGATCAAAGTTGATGAGGCGGCCAATCAAGTGGTGCTCCCGCAGGGACCCGGCATTGTGAATCCGTTTGATGAATATGCGCTCGAAGAAGGACTGAGAATAAAAGAAAAGCATGGCGGCACGTGCGTCGTGATAACCGTGGGCACCGATCGCGCTGAATCCGCCTTGCGTGACTGTCTCGCCCTGGGCGCCGATGATGCCTACCTTCTGGCGGATGACCTGTTTACGGGCTCCGACCAGCAGGCGATCGCCAAGATCCTCGCCGCCGGGTTGAAAAAGCTCGGTTCGTTTGATCTGATTCTTGCCGGGAAACAGGCGGTTGATTCTGATTCATCGCAGGTCCCCGCGGCAGTCGCTGCCAATCTTGATCTGCCCCAGGCGATGTTCGTGAAAAAGTTCGAAGCGGTTGCCGCAGATAAAGTCACGGTCTTCCGTACGACTGAAGAAGGATACGATGTCGTTGAACTGGCTCTTCCGGCGGTGGTGTCGGTGGTGAAAGAGATCAACGAACCGCGTCTTCCGTCGCTCAAAGGTAAGATGGCCGCCAAGAAGAAAACGATCATCAAGTGGTCGGCTGCAGAGCTCGGGCTTTCCGGCGACGGTATCGGCGCGAAGTCCGGTACGAAGACGGTCAAGGTGTCTCCACCTCCGCCGCGGGCGAAGGGCGAGATGATCACTGGCGCGACTCCGGAAGAGATCGCGGAGAATCTGTTCAAGAAGCTCAGAGAGAATCAGGTGATCTGA
- the atpC gene encoding ATP synthase F1 subunit epsilon, translating to MFRLSIVTPEQIEYEGDVKSLTAPGSDGYLGVLSHHAPLITALKPGKIEFRDNNDAVHVLAVSNGFLEVSHNRATILADAIEDCNQIDIERARAAYERNKARLISAEKGETEIDLPSIRAAMERATNRIRIYKETHR from the coding sequence ATGTTCCGTCTATCCATTGTCACACCGGAGCAGATCGAATACGAGGGAGACGTCAAAAGTCTGACGGCTCCCGGTTCGGATGGCTACCTTGGAGTGCTGTCGCATCATGCGCCGCTGATTACGGCGCTGAAACCGGGGAAGATCGAATTTCGGGATAATAACGATGCCGTTCATGTTCTGGCGGTCTCCAACGGATTTCTGGAGGTCTCCCACAACCGTGCGACCATTCTTGCCGATGCGATCGAGGACTGCAATCAGATCGATATCGAGCGAGCCCGTGCAGCATATGAGCGGAACAAGGCGCGCTTGATCTCCGCGGAGAAGGGGGAGACCGAGATCGATCTCCCGTCGATTCGTGCCGCGATGGAGCGTGCGACTAACCGGATTCGGATATACAAAGAGACCCACCGCTGA
- a CDS encoding ketoacyl-ACP synthase III: MSAKITGTGSFTPPRRMTNADLEKIVDTSDQWILERTGIRERRIADETISCADMATEAARNAMAMANCAPEDVEMIIDATVTPDYTLPSNGCLIQEKLGLVNAVAFDIVAACTGFINGLTIARGFIESGMHKKIVVIGSEKLSSFTNWNDRTTCVLFGDAAGAVVVEPSTDGTGILASFMKSDGRMRDWLCSKVGGNKFPYTPDFAFDGSDKIYMSGTDVFKVAVKEMGRAAVKVIEDAGYKPEDVSLFIPHQANMRIIESLMKRLNLNPEKVFINIEKYGNTSSASVPLALDEANRSGRIKSGDLVLMVAFGGGMIWGSALVRW; encoded by the coding sequence ATAAGCGCGAAGATCACGGGAACGGGATCATTTACACCGCCTCGGCGGATGACCAACGCTGATCTCGAGAAGATAGTCGATACCTCCGATCAGTGGATCCTCGAACGTACCGGGATTCGCGAGCGACGTATTGCCGATGAAACCATCAGCTGCGCCGATATGGCCACCGAGGCCGCGCGTAACGCCATGGCTATGGCCAATTGCGCTCCGGAAGATGTCGAAATGATCATTGATGCGACAGTCACACCTGACTACACGCTGCCATCCAATGGTTGTCTTATTCAAGAAAAGCTCGGACTGGTCAATGCGGTCGCCTTTGATATCGTGGCCGCATGCACTGGATTCATCAACGGCCTGACTATCGCCCGAGGATTCATCGAATCCGGAATGCATAAAAAGATAGTGGTCATTGGCTCAGAGAAACTGTCATCTTTCACTAACTGGAATGACCGCACCACCTGTGTGTTGTTCGGTGACGCTGCCGGAGCAGTGGTCGTGGAGCCTTCCACCGATGGAACCGGTATCCTTGCCAGCTTCATGAAGTCCGACGGCCGGATGCGTGATTGGCTCTGCTCCAAAGTCGGAGGGAACAAGTTTCCATACACGCCCGACTTCGCTTTTGACGGCAGTGATAAGATATACATGAGCGGCACCGATGTTTTTAAAGTCGCGGTCAAAGAGATGGGACGGGCCGCGGTTAAGGTGATCGAGGATGCCGGGTATAAACCGGAAGATGTTTCGCTGTTCATTCCGCATCAGGCGAACATGCGGATCATTGAATCGTTGATGAAGCGACTCAATCTGAATCCGGAAAAAGTATTCATCAATATTGAGAAGTACGGCAACACGTCGTCGGCATCAGTGCCGCTGGCTCTGGATGAAGCGAACCGCTCCGGACGGATCAAGTCTGGCGACCTGGTATTGATGGTGGCATTTGGCGGCGGGATGATCTGGGGCTCGGCCCTGGTGAGGTGGTAA
- the acpP gene encoding acyl carrier protein, whose amino-acid sequence MSVEERVKEIIVEQLGVEAGQVTESAKFVEDLGADSLDTVELVMALEEEFSLEIPDEDAEKITSVGDAITYIKTNAKPA is encoded by the coding sequence ATGTCAGTGGAAGAAAGAGTCAAAGAGATCATCGTTGAGCAACTCGGCGTCGAAGCCGGACAGGTCACGGAAAGCGCCAAGTTCGTTGAGGACCTGGGTGCCGATTCTCTTGACACCGTCGAACTGGTCATGGCGCTCGAAGAGGAATTCTCTCTCGAGATCCCGGACGAGGATGCTGAGAAGATCACTTCGGTCGGCGATGCCATCACCTACATCAAGACCAACGCCAAGCCTGCCTGA
- the plsX gene encoding phosphate acyltransferase PlsX: MSTRETCTVALDVMGADGGPQAIIEGGLEAARRLGDAIHVLFVGRQEQIKKILDHVRDLPKNVSVHHAESEVTMLMAATDGVKMRDSSIAVGLQAHKRGLADAFVSPGNTGAVMATSLLTLGRIEGVSRPAITAVFPSSSSRPCVVLDVGANAECKPHHLAQFAVMGSVYSSILFNIEAPRVGLMSIGEERSKGNELIFAAQQQLLKSETVNFVGNIEGRDVMNGTVDVAVTDGFTGNVLLKFGESVQPFLMKAVRRQIQTNIFSRIGVVLMAPFLRRIKNSFDYAEAGGAPLLGVNGIVIICHGSSNARAIFNAVKIAFEMHAKKIKQRIHDELITNHFGKNNGSKDKREDHGNGIIYTASADDQR, translated from the coding sequence ATGAGCACACGTGAGACTTGCACGGTCGCACTTGACGTTATGGGGGCCGATGGTGGCCCGCAGGCGATCATAGAGGGGGGGCTGGAAGCAGCTCGCCGCCTCGGCGACGCTATTCACGTTCTGTTTGTCGGTCGCCAGGAACAGATCAAGAAGATCCTTGACCATGTCCGGGATCTGCCGAAAAACGTCTCCGTTCATCATGCCGAGTCGGAAGTCACCATGTTGATGGCGGCGACCGACGGTGTCAAAATGCGGGATAGTTCCATTGCGGTCGGACTCCAGGCGCACAAGCGGGGCCTGGCGGACGCGTTCGTTTCACCCGGCAACACCGGCGCCGTTATGGCGACCTCATTGCTGACCCTCGGACGTATCGAAGGGGTCAGTCGACCGGCGATCACCGCCGTTTTCCCCAGCAGTTCCAGCCGTCCGTGTGTGGTACTTGATGTCGGCGCCAATGCCGAATGCAAACCGCACCACCTTGCCCAGTTTGCCGTCATGGGGTCGGTCTATTCATCGATTCTCTTCAATATCGAAGCGCCGCGAGTCGGGCTGATGTCGATCGGCGAAGAGCGTTCCAAGGGGAATGAACTGATCTTCGCGGCCCAGCAACAGTTGCTCAAGAGCGAGACGGTGAATTTCGTCGGGAATATCGAAGGGCGCGATGTGATGAATGGGACGGTCGATGTTGCGGTCACGGATGGCTTCACCGGCAATGTCCTGCTCAAGTTCGGCGAATCAGTGCAGCCATTTCTCATGAAGGCTGTCCGTCGCCAGATACAGACCAATATCTTTTCGCGGATAGGCGTCGTGTTGATGGCGCCATTTCTCCGCCGGATCAAGAATTCATTCGACTACGCAGAGGCGGGTGGCGCGCCGCTGCTGGGTGTCAACGGGATCGTCATAATTTGTCATGGATCGTCAAACGCCCGCGCGATATTCAACGCGGTTAAAATAGCATTTGAAATGCACGCCAAAAAGATCAAGCAGCGTATCCATGACGAGCTGATAACCAACCACTTCGGTAAAAACAATGGCTCAAAAGATAAGCGCGAAGATCACGGGAACGGGATCATTTACACCGCCTCGGCGGATGACCAACGCTGA
- the fabF gene encoding beta-ketoacyl-ACP synthase II, with translation MKVRAVVTGLGVVSPIGNSIEEAWENMLAGKSGVGLVTRFDTANYTTKIAGEVKNFDPAAFIDKKELRRMDLAEQYALVASELAMRDSGLDVASIDLERAGVVIGSGIGGITTFEQQHSTLVTSGPGRVSPFFIPMMIIDMCAGMVSMRFGFKGPNYATVSACASSAHAIADAFRIVQRGEADVMIAGGAEATITPTSMAGFCQARAMSTRNEEPEKASRPFDKGRDGFVMGEGSALLVIESLEHAQKRGARIYGEILGAGMTADAYHMTAPHPDGEGAARAMKLAIRDAGLKPEQINYINTHGTATDLGDIAETRAIKTVLGEHAHKTPCNSTKSLAGHLLGAAGAIELVACLKSIETGWVHPTINLDDPDPECDLDYVPNQKRKWDVTYAVSNSFGFGGHNVSLVAGKLNGTV, from the coding sequence ATGAAAGTACGCGCTGTTGTCACTGGTCTGGGAGTTGTTTCTCCAATTGGCAATTCGATCGAAGAAGCCTGGGAGAATATGCTGGCCGGCAAGTCCGGCGTCGGACTGGTGACGCGTTTCGACACCGCCAATTACACCACGAAAATTGCCGGAGAAGTGAAGAATTTCGATCCGGCCGCTTTCATCGACAAGAAGGAACTCCGCCGCATGGATCTCGCCGAGCAGTATGCGCTGGTGGCGAGTGAACTGGCGATGCGGGATTCCGGACTCGACGTTGCGTCGATCGACCTGGAGCGCGCGGGAGTGGTGATCGGGTCGGGAATCGGCGGGATCACGACGTTTGAGCAGCAGCATTCGACCCTGGTGACCTCGGGTCCGGGTCGTGTGTCGCCGTTCTTCATTCCGATGATGATCATTGATATGTGCGCAGGCATGGTGTCGATGCGGTTTGGCTTCAAAGGCCCGAACTACGCGACCGTCTCTGCCTGCGCATCCTCGGCACACGCGATTGCCGATGCGTTCCGCATCGTGCAACGTGGCGAAGCGGATGTGATGATCGCAGGGGGAGCCGAAGCGACGATCACGCCGACCTCGATGGCCGGTTTCTGCCAGGCGCGGGCGATGTCGACCCGAAATGAAGAGCCGGAAAAGGCCTCGCGTCCGTTCGACAAAGGACGGGACGGTTTTGTCATGGGTGAAGGTTCGGCGCTTCTCGTCATTGAATCGCTCGAACACGCTCAGAAACGCGGAGCGCGCATCTACGGTGAGATCCTGGGAGCTGGGATGACCGCCGATGCATACCATATGACCGCACCTCACCCGGATGGCGAGGGGGCGGCCCGTGCGATGAAGCTCGCGATCCGCGATGCCGGGTTGAAACCCGAGCAGATCAACTACATCAATACGCACGGAACCGCGACCGACCTTGGCGATATCGCTGAAACGCGCGCGATCAAAACGGTACTGGGTGAACATGCACACAAAACGCCGTGCAACTCCACCAAGTCACTGGCGGGCCATCTGCTCGGTGCCGCAGGAGCGATCGAACTGGTCGCCTGCCTGAAGTCGATCGAGACCGGCTGGGTTCATCCAACGATCAATCTCGATGATCCTGATCCGGAGTGCGATCTTGATTATGTGCCGAATCAGAAACGGAAATGGGATGTCACCTACGCTGTCAGCAACTCATTCGGGTTTGGCGGCCATAACGTTTCTTTAGTCGCAGGAAAATTGAACGGTACTGTCTAA